CACCTTGTGTATTTCCAATGATTCCAATGACGGTAAGTTATTTTACGAAGCAAAGTAAAAGTAAAGCAAAAGGAGTTTCAAATGCCATTATTTATGGATTGTCAATCATATTCATTTACGTTGCGCTAGGCGTTGGTGTATCGGCAGTATTTGGTCCTGAAGTACTGAACAGTATGGCTACTAATGCCTACTTCAATATTGCATTCTTTGTATTACTTGTTGTTTTTGCAGCTTCCTTTTTAGGTGCCTTTGAGTTGACTTTACCACACTCATGGATAAACAAAGCCGATAAAGCCTCAGATAAAGGAGGATTAATTGGTATCTTCTTCATGGCTTTAGTATTGGCTTTAGTATCATTTTCTTGTACAGGTCCAATAGTGGGAACACTTTTAGTTGAGGCAGCTTCAGGTGGTGATTATATGGGGCCAATAATTGGTATGTTAGGATTTTCATTAGCCATAGCATTGCCTTTTGCTCTTTTTGCGGCTTTCCCAGGATGGTTGAATTCTTTACCTCAGTCGGGCGGTTGGTTGAATTCAGTAAAGGTAGTTTTAGGATTTCTAGAATTGGCATTAGCTTTTAAATTCCTTTCAAATGCTGATTTAGTTTGGCAAACACATTTCATAGAAAGAGAAGTATTTATTGCCATATGGATAGTAATTTTTGGACTTCTTACTATGTATTTATTAGGTATGTTTAAGTTGTCCCATGATAGCGATATAGAATACCTTTCAGTAGGGCGATTATTCACTGCTATACTAACAGGGGTGCTAACTATTTATATGATACCTGGATTATGGGGCGCGCCTTTAAAGCTAATTAACGCTTTCCCACCGCCAATGCATTACAGTGAGTCGCCATACGGAGTGGGTTATACTGCTGGAGGATCTTCAGTTGATTCTCATGATGAGCATGAGGGACAGCATTTAGGCCCTCAAGGTTTGATGGTCTTTCACGATTATGAAGATGGACTTGCTCATGCCAAGAAAGTTGGGTTGCCAGTAATGATTGATTTTACGGGTTGGGCGTGTGTTAACTGCCGTAAAATGGAAGAGCAAGTATGGTCTAACCCCGAGGTTAAGAAA
The window above is part of the Flavobacteriales bacterium genome. Proteins encoded here:
- a CDS encoding thioredoxin family protein, producing the protein MKKFLLALIFFLPSLLFSQIFNPVEWSFSHEDLGDSEYNLVFEANIEDGWYVYSQHVGDDGPIPTEFTFFDSEDYELVGNVEEGEPIEEFDPNFDMVLKYFKKTAVFSQKVKLLDQSATVSGEFVFMVCDESQCLPPEYVEFSFALGSGKSTDETETVVEEESESSSSLNLISSDDSPSSDNEEKKSKKGMWSIFFIAFFSGFAALLTPCVFPMIPMTVSYFTKQSKSKAKGVSNAIIYGLSIIFIYVALGVGVSAVFGPEVLNSMATNAYFNIAFFVLLVVFAASFLGAFELTLPHSWINKADKASDKGGLIGIFFMALVLALVSFSCTGPIVGTLLVEAASGGDYMGPIIGMLGFSLAIALPFALFAAFPGWLNSLPQSGGWLNSVKVVLGFLELALAFKFLSNADLVWQTHFIEREVFIAIWIVIFGLLTMYLLGMFKLSHDSDIEYLSVGRLFTAILTGVLTIYMIPGLWGAPLKLINAFPPPMHYSESPYGVGYTAGGSSVDSHDEHEGQHLGPQGLMVFHDYEDGLAHAKKVGLPVMIDFTGWACVNCRKMEEQVWSNPEVKKTLKEEVVLISLYVDERTPLPEEEQYETTIAGKKKKVRTVGDKWTVLQAETYKTNSQPYYVILDHDENQLGVSANYQDYGEVGLFKAWLDNGIEEFYQ